From one Pieris brassicae chromosome 5, ilPieBrab1.1, whole genome shotgun sequence genomic stretch:
- the LOC123710134 gene encoding ecdysone 20-monooxygenase isoform X2: protein MMVRPGDVKRPIRLPGPPALPIIGTRWLFWSRYKLNKLHEAYEDMFRRYGLVFVEMTPGGAPIVSIAERGALEAVLRTPSKRPYRPPTEIVQVYRRSRPDRYASTGLVNEQGDKWHHLRRHLTSDLTSPQTIQNFIPQLNNICDDFLILLKNCRRPDGTVLGFDHLTNRMGLESVCGLMLGARLGFLERCMSGRAATLATAVKAHFRAQRDSYYGAPLWKFAPTTLYKTFVNSEDTIHTIVSDLMEEAKSRSRGAAQDDGMQEIFLKILANPELDMRDKKAAVIDFITAGIETLANSLVFLLYLLSGRPDWQQKIRSELPSCGDLRIEQLSSAPSIKAATNEAFRVLPTVPFLARLLEQPMNIAGHNFPAGTFVLAHTVTACKREENFWRAGEYLPERWIDVREPHAASLVAPFGRGKRMCPGKRFVEMELHLLVAKIIRQWRVEFDGELDVQFDFLLSPKSPVSLRLVEW, encoded by the exons ATGATGGTACGTCCAGGGGATGTCAAGAGGCCCATTCGACTTCCAGGGCCACCAGCTCTACCGATTATTGGGACAAGGTGGCTGTTCTGGAGTCGGTACAAGTTAAATAAACTGCACGAGGCTTACGAAG ATATGTTCAGGCGATACGGGCTGGTGTTCGTGGAGATGACGCCAGGGGGCGCTCCTATAGTGTCAATAGCGGAACGGGGCGCCTTGGAGGCAGTATTGCGGACACCGTCTAAGCGGCCTTATCGCCCTCCCACGGAAATCGTCCAGGTGTACCGCCGCAGCCGTCCCGACAGATACGCGTCAACCGGACTTGTCAATGA GCAAGGGGACAAATGGCATCACTTACGCCGACATCTGACATCGGATCTGACCAGTCCACAAACCATACAAAACTTCATTCCTCAGTTGAACAATATTTGTGATGACTTCCTAATTCTGTTGAAGAACTGCAGGCGACCTGATGGCACCGTTCTCGGCTTCGATCATCTTACGAATAGAATGGGCTTGGAAT CTGTTTGTGGATTAATGCTGGGTGCAAGATTGGGCTTTCTGGAGCGTTGTATGTCTGGCCGTGCTGCTACTTTGGCGACTGCTGTTAAAGCCCATTTTAGGGCTCAAAGGGATTCGTACTATGGCGCCCCCTTGTGGAAGTTCGCACCCACTACGTTATATAAGACATTTGTGAACAGTGAGGATACTATTCATAC GATAGTATCAGATCTAATGGAGGAAGCAAAATCGCGATCCCGCGGCGCGGCGCAAGACGACGGCATGCAAGAGATCTTCCTCAAGATATTGGCTAACCCTGAACTAGACATGAGGGACAAAAAAGCCGCAGTCATCGATTTTATCACGGCTGGCATTGAGACA TTGGCAAACAGTTTAGTATTcctcttatatttattaagtggCAGACCAGACTGGCAACAAAAAATTAGATCAGAGTTGCCATCTTGCGGAGACCTCCGTATCGAGCAATTGTCATCAGCGCCATCTATCAAAGCAGCAACAAACGAAGCATTTCGCGTCCTGCCCACTGTACCATTTTTAGCTCGGCTTCTAGAGCAACCAATGAATATTGCTGGCCACAATTTTCCCGCTGGT ACTTTTGTCTTAGCGCACACGGTGACAGCTTGCAAACGTGAAGAAAACTTCTGGCGTGCCGGTGAGTATCTGCCAGAACGTTGGATAGACGTTCGAGAACCCCATGCTGCATCACTTGTCGCACCGTTTGGTCGTGGCAAGCGCATGTGTCCGGGAAAGCGATTTGTTGAAATGGAGCTGCATCTTTTGGTTGCCAAG
- the LOC123710134 gene encoding ecdysone 20-monooxygenase isoform X1, translating to MSLPGSFLFSYYVESFLGSPRPLVDWSGVPTIILVVLALVIAATAMMVRPGDVKRPIRLPGPPALPIIGTRWLFWSRYKLNKLHEAYEDMFRRYGLVFVEMTPGGAPIVSIAERGALEAVLRTPSKRPYRPPTEIVQVYRRSRPDRYASTGLVNEQGDKWHHLRRHLTSDLTSPQTIQNFIPQLNNICDDFLILLKNCRRPDGTVLGFDHLTNRMGLESVCGLMLGARLGFLERCMSGRAATLATAVKAHFRAQRDSYYGAPLWKFAPTTLYKTFVNSEDTIHTIVSDLMEEAKSRSRGAAQDDGMQEIFLKILANPELDMRDKKAAVIDFITAGIETLANSLVFLLYLLSGRPDWQQKIRSELPSCGDLRIEQLSSAPSIKAATNEAFRVLPTVPFLARLLEQPMNIAGHNFPAGTFVLAHTVTACKREENFWRAGEYLPERWIDVREPHAASLVAPFGRGKRMCPGKRFVEMELHLLVAKIIRQWRVEFDGELDVQFDFLLSPKSPVSLRLVEW from the exons GGTTCTCCACGACCGCTGGTGGATTGGTCAGGGGTGCCAACCATCATCCTGGTGGTCTTGGCACTCGTAATAGCGGCAACAGCAATGATGGTACGTCCAGGGGATGTCAAGAGGCCCATTCGACTTCCAGGGCCACCAGCTCTACCGATTATTGGGACAAGGTGGCTGTTCTGGAGTCGGTACAAGTTAAATAAACTGCACGAGGCTTACGAAG ATATGTTCAGGCGATACGGGCTGGTGTTCGTGGAGATGACGCCAGGGGGCGCTCCTATAGTGTCAATAGCGGAACGGGGCGCCTTGGAGGCAGTATTGCGGACACCGTCTAAGCGGCCTTATCGCCCTCCCACGGAAATCGTCCAGGTGTACCGCCGCAGCCGTCCCGACAGATACGCGTCAACCGGACTTGTCAATGA GCAAGGGGACAAATGGCATCACTTACGCCGACATCTGACATCGGATCTGACCAGTCCACAAACCATACAAAACTTCATTCCTCAGTTGAACAATATTTGTGATGACTTCCTAATTCTGTTGAAGAACTGCAGGCGACCTGATGGCACCGTTCTCGGCTTCGATCATCTTACGAATAGAATGGGCTTGGAAT CTGTTTGTGGATTAATGCTGGGTGCAAGATTGGGCTTTCTGGAGCGTTGTATGTCTGGCCGTGCTGCTACTTTGGCGACTGCTGTTAAAGCCCATTTTAGGGCTCAAAGGGATTCGTACTATGGCGCCCCCTTGTGGAAGTTCGCACCCACTACGTTATATAAGACATTTGTGAACAGTGAGGATACTATTCATAC GATAGTATCAGATCTAATGGAGGAAGCAAAATCGCGATCCCGCGGCGCGGCGCAAGACGACGGCATGCAAGAGATCTTCCTCAAGATATTGGCTAACCCTGAACTAGACATGAGGGACAAAAAAGCCGCAGTCATCGATTTTATCACGGCTGGCATTGAGACA TTGGCAAACAGTTTAGTATTcctcttatatttattaagtggCAGACCAGACTGGCAACAAAAAATTAGATCAGAGTTGCCATCTTGCGGAGACCTCCGTATCGAGCAATTGTCATCAGCGCCATCTATCAAAGCAGCAACAAACGAAGCATTTCGCGTCCTGCCCACTGTACCATTTTTAGCTCGGCTTCTAGAGCAACCAATGAATATTGCTGGCCACAATTTTCCCGCTGGT ACTTTTGTCTTAGCGCACACGGTGACAGCTTGCAAACGTGAAGAAAACTTCTGGCGTGCCGGTGAGTATCTGCCAGAACGTTGGATAGACGTTCGAGAACCCCATGCTGCATCACTTGTCGCACCGTTTGGTCGTGGCAAGCGCATGTGTCCGGGAAAGCGATTTGTTGAAATGGAGCTGCATCTTTTGGTTGCCAAG